A genomic window from Candidatus Pelagisphaera phototrophica includes:
- a CDS encoding GNAT family N-acetyltransferase, translating into MQPTIQNPVIRPAEKNDVPRIFAMIGAIAEYEKLAHQLEVTEPDLEESLFSDNPAARALVATVDNHAIGYVIFFYNFSTFIGKKGIYLEDIYVENEYRDKGVGDKLFREVAGIARSEGCSRMEWVALDWNQSAIDFYKSHGASKLEEWRLFRFNRSDLEALSNSQ; encoded by the coding sequence ATGCAGCCCACTATCCAGAATCCAGTCATTCGTCCCGCAGAGAAAAATGACGTCCCAAGAATTTTCGCGATGATCGGAGCAATCGCGGAATATGAAAAGCTCGCCCATCAACTTGAAGTGACTGAGCCTGACCTAGAAGAAAGTCTATTTTCGGACAATCCTGCCGCGCGAGCTTTAGTAGCAACCGTAGACAATCACGCGATAGGCTACGTGATTTTCTTCTACAATTTTTCTACCTTCATCGGGAAGAAAGGCATTTATCTAGAAGATATTTATGTGGAAAATGAATACAGGGACAAGGGTGTTGGAGATAAACTTTTCAGAGAAGTTGCGGGGATCGCTCGAAGCGAAGGCTGTTCTCGCATGGAGTGGGTTGCCCTTGACTGGAACCAATCCGCAATTGATTTCTATAAATCCCACGGGGCTAGTAAATTGGAGGAATGGAGACTTTTCCGATTCAATCGCTCTGACCTTGAAGCCCTTTCAAACTCCCAATAA
- a CDS encoding glycosyltransferase family 2 protein, with amino-acid sequence MFLKSLIRKLFSTNDASPVLNGSSLSTDSDCSDEDHKAAKPSAFRDYPAFCTKMEPLVEEYHRNFNIRLPQIPFTPLISVILPVYNPEIQWLRAAIESVKNQLYSNWELCIADDASTNAGVKLLLEQYQQDNPNVRVVFRSENGHISHASNSALEIASGEYIALLDHDDEIPPHALARVVDCLNEKPDAALIYTDEDKIDENGVRTQPHFKSDWNPDLLLGQNFISHLGVYRLSQVRKVGGFRAGFEGAQDWDLALRISETIEPEQIEHIPEVLYHWRSVSGSTARDIDEKSYAHNAAKKAIEDHFKRNDITATLEPVDRYYWRPCYKHTSPTVAIVIPTRDRVELLQECIENILTKTNYRNYQIVVADNDSVEEATHNYFDTLESSGTEVLKVPGKFNYSRINNVAIHSRYEDVICLLNNDTNVINPEWLEELVMQAVRTEIGPVGAKLLYPHEHVQHAGIVLGVGGVGSEAFKFIHKTDDGYIHRAFLIGNYSAVTGACMAFRKSVWEDVGGFNEDDTPNAYSDVDFCIRCGVSGYRSLFTPYSLLYHNESASRGPDDSGEFEKATKYMYLRWGDKIKRDPFYNSNLTLDREDFTFAQGPRDYSTR; translated from the coding sequence ATGTTTCTCAAGTCACTCATCCGAAAGTTGTTTTCAACGAATGACGCATCGCCAGTCCTAAACGGCAGTTCGCTTTCGACGGATTCTGATTGTAGCGATGAAGACCACAAAGCTGCGAAGCCGTCCGCCTTTAGAGACTATCCTGCTTTTTGCACTAAGATGGAGCCTCTGGTTGAGGAATATCACCGTAACTTCAATATTAGACTCCCTCAGATACCCTTTACTCCTCTCATCTCCGTCATACTTCCCGTGTACAACCCAGAAATTCAATGGCTCCGAGCCGCCATTGAGTCTGTCAAGAACCAGCTTTATTCGAATTGGGAACTATGCATTGCCGACGACGCTTCAACAAATGCAGGGGTTAAGCTCCTGTTAGAACAGTACCAACAAGATAATCCGAATGTCAGGGTCGTCTTCCGCAGTGAAAACGGCCATATTAGCCACGCTTCCAATTCAGCATTGGAAATTGCATCCGGTGAATACATCGCGCTACTGGACCACGATGATGAAATTCCTCCGCATGCACTCGCGCGTGTCGTAGACTGCCTAAACGAGAAACCCGATGCAGCCCTGATCTACACTGACGAAGACAAGATCGATGAAAATGGAGTCAGGACCCAGCCTCACTTTAAGTCCGACTGGAATCCTGATTTGCTCCTTGGTCAAAACTTCATCAGTCACCTCGGCGTATATCGCCTTTCCCAAGTCAGAAAGGTCGGTGGGTTTCGAGCAGGTTTTGAAGGAGCCCAAGACTGGGACTTGGCCTTAAGAATATCCGAAACAATAGAACCAGAACAGATTGAGCACATTCCAGAGGTATTGTACCATTGGAGATCGGTTTCAGGATCTACAGCTAGAGACATCGATGAAAAGTCGTATGCTCACAATGCAGCGAAAAAAGCGATTGAAGACCATTTCAAGAGAAACGATATCACAGCTACACTCGAACCTGTCGATCGCTACTATTGGCGACCGTGCTATAAACATACGAGCCCAACGGTGGCCATTGTCATTCCTACGCGAGATCGAGTCGAACTCTTGCAGGAATGCATTGAAAATATACTTACAAAAACCAATTACCGGAACTATCAAATAGTAGTCGCAGACAATGACTCTGTCGAAGAAGCGACCCACAACTATTTCGATACGCTAGAATCGTCTGGAACTGAAGTTCTCAAAGTTCCCGGTAAATTCAACTATTCGCGTATTAACAACGTCGCAATCCATTCTAGATACGAGGATGTCATCTGCCTCCTAAACAATGATACAAATGTCATCAATCCAGAATGGCTTGAGGAGTTAGTTATGCAGGCTGTCCGCACCGAGATTGGACCAGTCGGTGCAAAATTGCTGTATCCCCACGAGCACGTTCAACACGCAGGCATCGTACTTGGTGTAGGAGGGGTCGGTAGCGAAGCGTTCAAATTCATCCACAAAACCGATGACGGTTACATCCACCGCGCCTTTCTAATTGGAAACTATAGTGCTGTTACAGGAGCCTGTATGGCATTTCGTAAATCTGTTTGGGAAGATGTAGGAGGATTCAACGAGGATGATACTCCTAATGCCTACAGCGACGTCGATTTCTGCATTAGGTGCGGGGTAAGTGGATACCGCTCCTTATTCACACCGTATTCACTTCTATACCATAATGAGTCGGCATCACGAGGACCAGACGATTCCGGAGAGTTTGAGAAAGCGACCAAGTATATGTACCTTCGGTGGGGCGATAAAATCAAGCGAGACCCCTTCTACAATTCAAACCTAACATTGGACCGAGAGGACTTTACATTTGCCCAGGGGCCTCGAGATTATTCGACCCGATGA
- the fliE gene encoding flagellar hook-basal body complex protein FliE codes for MIELNSSIGSQQALNQPLVESLKNTKTFQPKELGEITKSDSSQSFGNMIGDLVQKVDEKGKVAMEETNRLLLGETDNIHQSMIAMQESGVAFTMLVEVRNKLVQSYQELMKMPV; via the coding sequence ATGATCGAGCTAAATTCAAGTATAGGTTCCCAACAGGCTCTCAATCAGCCACTTGTTGAGTCTCTAAAGAATACTAAGACCTTTCAGCCTAAAGAGTTAGGCGAAATAACCAAGTCCGATTCGAGTCAGTCTTTTGGTAACATGATCGGTGACCTTGTTCAAAAGGTTGACGAGAAGGGCAAGGTAGCGATGGAGGAGACAAACCGGCTCCTTTTGGGTGAAACCGACAATATCCACCAGTCAATGATCGCCATGCAGGAATCAGGTGTGGCGTTCACTATGTTAGTAGAGGTGAGAAACAAGCTGGTGCAGTCCTATCAGGAACTGATGAAGATGCCTGTGTAA
- the flgC gene encoding flagellar basal body rod protein FlgC: MNIMPGLESTASALAAEKVRLDVIGQNIANAHTTKGPDGKPYSRQMVSFETKLMEIGTNSDGSKKMGTGVSVKSITSDPRSGPLVYNPGHPDADEKGMVRLPNVNLTHEMVDMIAASRSYEANLEVVRTAKQMAQNALRIGR; this comes from the coding sequence ATGAATATAATGCCGGGACTCGAAAGTACTGCCTCTGCTCTTGCAGCGGAAAAAGTGCGTCTGGATGTAATTGGTCAGAATATAGCGAACGCCCATACAACCAAGGGACCTGACGGAAAGCCTTATTCGAGGCAGATGGTAAGCTTTGAAACGAAGCTTATGGAAATCGGGACTAACTCCGATGGTAGTAAGAAGATGGGTACAGGAGTAAGCGTGAAGTCAATAACCTCTGATCCGAGATCAGGTCCCCTTGTGTACAATCCAGGTCACCCTGATGCCGATGAAAAAGGAATGGTGCGTCTTCCTAATGTGAACCTTACCCATGAAATGGTTGATATGATTGCTGCTTCGCGGAGTTATGAGGCTAACCTTGAAGTGGTGAGAACCGCAAAACAAATGGCTCAGAATGCGTTGAGGATAGGGAGATAG
- the def gene encoding peptide deformylase, with translation MTLEIVHYGEEVLHQKGVPVTLFDESLKTLFDQMVETCIEAEGIGLAAQQIGKALMFCVVDLRGLEIDFEYTLDGTKPPLELFNPIGLCNPTINVIDSSKTVYEEGCLSFPDIRGEVERPDWIQCDYQDIHGGSHTLRCNGLLGRCMQHEVDHLNGILFTDRMKKKVFKKIQSAVIEIRAQTLQRNRSQT, from the coding sequence ATGACCCTGGAAATTGTTCACTACGGAGAAGAGGTTCTCCATCAAAAAGGCGTGCCCGTTACGCTTTTTGACGAATCTCTAAAAACATTGTTCGACCAAATGGTCGAAACTTGCATTGAAGCTGAAGGTATCGGCCTCGCCGCCCAGCAGATCGGCAAAGCCCTCATGTTTTGTGTAGTCGACCTGCGGGGTTTGGAAATCGACTTCGAATACACGCTTGATGGAACCAAACCTCCTCTTGAGCTCTTTAATCCGATTGGTCTGTGCAATCCCACAATTAACGTAATCGATTCTTCTAAAACCGTTTACGAGGAAGGATGTCTGTCATTCCCAGATATCCGAGGAGAAGTGGAAAGACCCGACTGGATCCAGTGCGACTATCAGGATATTCATGGGGGCTCTCACACACTGAGATGCAATGGCCTTCTGGGTCGCTGCATGCAGCACGAAGTGGATCACCTTAATGGCATCCTTTTTACCGACCGCATGAAGAAAAAAGTGTTTAAGAAGATACAGTCTGCGGTGATCGAAATTCGGGCCCAAACCCTCCAGAGAAACCGTTCACAAACCTGA
- a CDS encoding SlyX family protein — protein MSELPKEELESKIAFLERHIEEQDREILNLRKILDKVLEDVESLQNSEQQTSQQNSDPATERPPHY, from the coding sequence ATGAGCGAATTACCTAAAGAAGAGCTAGAATCAAAAATCGCCTTTCTGGAAAGGCACATTGAAGAACAGGATCGGGAGATCCTCAATCTAAGGAAAATCTTAGATAAGGTCTTAGAGGATGTCGAAAGTCTGCAAAATTCAGAACAGCAGACTTCCCAGCAAAACTCGGATCCAGCGACCGAAAGGCCTCCTCACTACTAG
- the flgB gene encoding flagellar basal body rod protein FlgB: protein MFYKIGRHAFCYVQDMIDQILERENYVLAKKMLDVSQARHEAISGNLANAETPGYKRVDIKANFPDELKKLAESNDVESISKLQTMLETDLNSPNVRPDGNNVQLDTELLKMSENAMQYEFLTQYTANSMKRIKTAITGRVQ from the coding sequence GTGTTTTATAAAATTGGTAGGCATGCGTTTTGCTATGTGCAGGACATGATCGATCAAATTTTAGAGCGCGAGAACTATGTCCTAGCGAAAAAGATGCTGGACGTTTCTCAAGCTCGTCATGAAGCGATATCCGGAAACTTGGCAAATGCAGAGACTCCGGGATATAAGCGAGTGGACATAAAAGCGAATTTTCCCGATGAGCTGAAGAAGCTTGCCGAAAGCAACGATGTTGAGTCGATTTCGAAGCTTCAAACCATGCTAGAGACCGATCTGAACTCTCCTAATGTCAGACCAGACGGAAACAATGTGCAACTCGATACAGAGCTGCTGAAAATGAGTGAAAACGCGATGCAGTATGAGTTCCTGACTCAATACACGGCGAATTCCATGAAGCGAATAAAGACCGCGATTACCGGCCGAGTGCAGTAA
- a CDS encoding sulfatase-like hydrolase/transferase, whose protein sequence is MSSQNRNPNVVVVMTTQWRAQSTGYGGDGNASTPFLDSLAEESIDFFQAVTPHPFGVFARAAFLTGIACPDNGIAGYYDPLPENAQTLANLYQDKGYDTAFFGKWQLFERDRKAPVVGIEHALVEVPENRRGGFSYWEGFESGFLLNDGYYHGSKIGPPKKIEGYQSDVVVDLCRNYLEERNCDKPVFAFVSLDAPHPPYREAASGVSPIDPESLILPEEVPDGFEIRSIAREELSGYYAHIEATDRAIGRLVSFLKENTDWPNTVFVFTSAHGDMHGSHGQFRKGWPHEESVRVPLLFSWPKFFPDSRRDPLLISLLDLGPTLFGLCFEGEGQKLRVTGAGADLAPTMKMLAEGPAYQRLSMPSVPPFREQCPYAWTAKRTIQKTEVINDLGEGFRLNH, encoded by the coding sequence ATGAGCTCTCAGAACAGGAATCCGAATGTAGTGGTAGTTATGACCACTCAGTGGAGAGCTCAATCTACAGGGTATGGTGGGGACGGTAATGCGAGTACTCCCTTTCTCGACTCATTGGCAGAAGAGTCGATTGACTTTTTTCAAGCGGTCACGCCTCACCCTTTTGGCGTTTTTGCAAGGGCTGCCTTTCTGACTGGTATCGCTTGTCCTGACAATGGAATCGCCGGTTACTATGACCCCTTACCAGAGAATGCCCAGACCTTGGCGAATTTGTATCAGGATAAAGGATATGACACTGCGTTCTTCGGCAAGTGGCAGCTTTTCGAGAGAGATCGAAAGGCTCCCGTAGTGGGTATTGAACATGCGCTAGTTGAAGTCCCTGAGAACCGGAGAGGTGGTTTCTCCTATTGGGAAGGGTTTGAATCGGGGTTTCTACTCAATGACGGGTATTATCATGGGTCCAAAATTGGACCTCCAAAGAAAATAGAGGGCTACCAGTCTGATGTGGTTGTGGATCTTTGCAGAAATTATTTAGAAGAGCGAAATTGCGATAAACCCGTGTTTGCTTTTGTGAGTCTGGATGCCCCGCATCCCCCCTACAGAGAGGCTGCTTCAGGAGTGAGTCCCATTGACCCCGAATCGTTGATTCTTCCCGAGGAGGTTCCGGACGGTTTCGAAATTCGCTCCATTGCGAGGGAGGAACTATCGGGCTATTACGCTCATATCGAGGCGACTGATCGAGCCATTGGAAGGCTCGTTTCCTTCTTGAAGGAGAATACGGATTGGCCGAATACCGTGTTCGTTTTTACCTCAGCTCATGGGGACATGCATGGTTCTCATGGGCAGTTCCGAAAAGGCTGGCCCCACGAGGAGTCGGTCAGAGTTCCTTTACTGTTTTCTTGGCCGAAATTTTTCCCAGATTCCCGTCGTGATCCATTGCTCATCTCGCTGCTCGACCTAGGCCCAACATTGTTTGGGCTTTGTTTTGAGGGAGAGGGGCAGAAGCTGCGAGTCACGGGTGCCGGTGCGGATCTTGCTCCCACGATGAAAATGCTCGCGGAAGGACCTGCTTATCAACGATTGTCCATGCCGAGCGTACCTCCCTTTAGAGAGCAATGCCCTTATGCCTGGACCGCGAAGAGAACGATTCAGAAGACCGAAGTGATAAATGACTTGGGAGAAGGTTTCAGGTTGAACCATTGA
- a CDS encoding PhoH family protein, whose product MLESSSGATRHESCLKKGEKAKTYVLDTNVLLHDPHCLFKFDDNNLVIPIETLEELDAIKMEQSSERGRNARRVHRMLRELLPDSRAMLEGVALDSGGTLSVVINKYLQGTAKVPARIASLGSILNFEKKDNRIIATALFVQENFPPPAILVTKDINMQLKARAVGLESEDYLNDKAAEEPDEQSYHRIPVSKYDLQRFASEGEFGLSEEVAKKLVLNEYVLLFTEEGKTMPARLYSEKVLRKLSVPNMLKAPGGIPIRARNLEQQFFLDALMDDSISLITCYGKAGTGKTLLSTVAAIQQIVSPNSQYDGLSISRPVIGVGKEIGFLPGSLEEKMNPWLQPYYDALEVLIPSKQPKEPQFENKRQRKNGKESPRGRDPVQKPYQKLLDTGLVEIEALCFIRGRSIARRFFILDEAQQLTPHEVKTVITRISEGSKIVLIGDPAQIDNPYVDSRSNGLVYCANRMRGQAIFAHVQLTKGERSPLAELAADLL is encoded by the coding sequence ATGCTTGAATCGTCATCCGGTGCCACTAGGCACGAATCTTGCCTGAAGAAAGGGGAAAAAGCAAAAACCTATGTTCTCGATACAAACGTTTTGCTTCACGATCCCCACTGTTTGTTCAAATTCGATGACAACAACCTAGTTATCCCGATTGAAACTCTGGAGGAGTTGGACGCTATAAAAATGGAGCAATCGAGTGAACGAGGACGGAATGCTCGCCGCGTTCATCGTATGCTGAGGGAACTGCTTCCTGATTCGAGAGCAATGCTCGAAGGGGTTGCTTTGGATAGTGGAGGCACCTTGTCTGTTGTCATCAACAAGTACCTACAAGGCACCGCAAAAGTTCCCGCCAGGATTGCTTCTCTTGGATCTATTCTGAATTTTGAGAAAAAGGATAACCGGATCATCGCGACGGCTCTTTTTGTTCAGGAGAATTTTCCTCCTCCAGCCATATTGGTGACAAAGGACATCAACATGCAGCTCAAAGCCCGGGCAGTGGGTCTCGAGTCGGAGGACTACCTCAATGATAAAGCTGCGGAGGAACCCGATGAGCAGAGTTATCACCGCATTCCTGTTTCCAAATATGATCTTCAGAGGTTTGCTTCCGAGGGTGAATTTGGGCTATCCGAAGAAGTCGCGAAAAAATTGGTGCTTAATGAGTATGTTTTGTTGTTCACGGAGGAAGGCAAGACGATGCCAGCCCGCTTGTATAGTGAAAAGGTCCTCCGAAAGCTTTCAGTTCCGAATATGCTGAAAGCTCCAGGAGGGATTCCCATCCGGGCCCGAAACTTGGAGCAGCAGTTTTTTCTAGACGCGCTGATGGACGACTCGATTTCTCTGATTACCTGTTACGGTAAGGCGGGAACAGGAAAAACGTTGCTTTCCACGGTCGCCGCAATTCAGCAAATCGTCTCCCCAAATAGCCAATATGACGGGCTCTCCATTTCTCGTCCAGTGATTGGAGTAGGAAAGGAAATTGGATTTTTGCCAGGATCCTTGGAAGAGAAGATGAATCCTTGGCTTCAGCCTTACTACGACGCCTTGGAGGTTTTGATTCCCTCAAAACAGCCTAAAGAGCCTCAGTTTGAGAACAAGCGCCAGCGCAAGAATGGCAAGGAGTCCCCGCGTGGTCGAGATCCGGTCCAAAAGCCCTACCAGAAACTTCTCGATACCGGTTTAGTGGAAATTGAGGCGCTATGCTTTATCCGGGGTCGTTCAATCGCTAGGCGTTTCTTCATTCTCGATGAAGCACAGCAATTGACCCCTCATGAGGTGAAGACGGTAATCACTCGCATATCGGAAGGATCGAAAATCGTTCTGATAGGAGATCCGGCCCAAATCGACAATCCATACGTGGACTCGCGCAGCAATGGGCTCGTTTATTGTGCTAATCGAATGAGAGGCCAGGCGATTTTCGCCCATGTCCAGTTGACAAAGGGAGAGCGTTCGCCTCTCGCAGAATTAGCGGCGGATCTGTTGTAG
- the fliF gene encoding flagellar basal-body MS-ring/collar protein FliF — MGIVNQFKDLWNPLGANQKVSLILAGGLVSLAMIALMIWAGQPNMQLLYGNLNAEEAGDIVDKLEGMGEKFETGKNGNSIYVESSKVHRLRWELASEGLVPSGTGPGFELFDKGSFGISDFVQRTNYLRAIKGELERTITQFSGVRSARVMVVMPENRIIVTSEGRDRASASVFVDTNGTMTLAAVNSIRQLVANSIQALRADDVVVVDRAGVVLSEDLKSDGLNGGLSNDVIKYRKGLEVYFTTKVQSMLDRVLGPHQSEVRVAVDVDTSSVQTTEKSFDPEGVLRSSVVEEQKTVEKESDGSLGAVAGSTSNIPSSGNGSGGSFTDREDSTEQKTENYEIGEVVSNRVQSPGSIKRLTASLLVSMRTDEEGGALPREPAEIQELRQIVINALGIQLKEGEIAQDLVTVNEMVFAADPNTFQTQSMNQGFDLNKWIELGKILVGLVLGLGVIVFFIQMLKKTKPEEISIEVLQPEQVLQNRKLEDNGTVTPEMLNELIRQKPANIGVSLREWIAEPESR, encoded by the coding sequence ATGGGAATAGTTAATCAATTTAAGGATCTTTGGAATCCGCTCGGAGCAAACCAGAAAGTATCACTGATATTGGCTGGTGGGCTTGTCTCATTGGCGATGATCGCCTTGATGATTTGGGCGGGCCAGCCTAACATGCAGCTGCTCTACGGAAATTTGAATGCTGAGGAAGCAGGAGACATCGTAGACAAGCTTGAAGGGATGGGGGAAAAGTTTGAGACAGGCAAAAATGGCAACTCGATCTACGTAGAGTCCAGCAAAGTGCATCGATTAAGATGGGAGCTTGCGTCGGAGGGACTGGTGCCATCCGGTACGGGGCCGGGCTTTGAGCTATTTGATAAGGGCAGTTTCGGGATCAGTGACTTTGTTCAGCGAACCAATTATCTCAGAGCGATTAAGGGCGAACTAGAAAGAACGATCACTCAATTCAGTGGAGTACGTTCGGCACGTGTGATGGTGGTGATGCCTGAAAATCGAATTATTGTAACCAGCGAAGGGCGAGATCGAGCAAGCGCATCTGTCTTTGTGGATACAAATGGCACAATGACATTAGCGGCCGTTAACTCTATTAGACAACTGGTAGCAAATTCTATTCAGGCCCTGAGGGCGGACGATGTGGTCGTTGTTGATAGAGCGGGGGTCGTACTAAGTGAGGACTTAAAGAGCGACGGGCTGAATGGAGGCCTTTCTAACGACGTCATAAAATATAGAAAAGGGCTTGAAGTATATTTCACAACGAAAGTGCAGTCAATGCTGGATCGTGTATTGGGGCCGCATCAATCGGAAGTGCGAGTGGCGGTAGATGTAGATACATCCTCAGTGCAAACGACAGAAAAAAGCTTTGATCCAGAAGGGGTGCTACGTTCGTCGGTGGTCGAAGAGCAAAAGACGGTTGAGAAGGAATCAGATGGTTCGCTTGGAGCTGTGGCGGGATCCACTTCCAATATCCCCAGCTCTGGAAACGGTTCAGGAGGATCATTCACCGATCGTGAAGATTCCACGGAGCAGAAGACAGAAAATTACGAGATTGGTGAAGTTGTTAGCAATAGGGTTCAAAGTCCCGGATCAATCAAACGTCTAACAGCTTCCCTATTGGTATCCATGCGAACGGATGAAGAGGGAGGGGCCTTGCCTCGAGAGCCAGCGGAAATCCAGGAACTACGTCAGATTGTGATCAATGCTTTGGGGATTCAGTTGAAAGAAGGGGAAATCGCTCAGGACTTGGTAACGGTTAACGAAATGGTTTTTGCTGCCGATCCAAATACATTCCAAACGCAATCTATGAACCAGGGTTTCGACTTAAACAAGTGGATTGAATTAGGGAAAATTTTGGTTGGGTTGGTGCTAGGGTTAGGAGTAATTGTATTTTTCATACAAATGCTTAAGAAGACCAAGCCCGAGGAGATTTCAATCGAAGTTCTTCAACCTGAGCAAGTCCTCCAAAACAGGAAGTTGGAAGATAATGGAACGGTGACGCCAGAGATGCTCAATGAGTTAATAAGGCAGAAACCTGCCAATATTGGCGTTTCTTTGCGCGAATGGATAGCTGAACCGGAAAGCAGATAA